A region from the Benincasa hispida cultivar B227 chromosome 8, ASM972705v1, whole genome shotgun sequence genome encodes:
- the LOC120083596 gene encoding cannabidiolic acid synthase-like encodes MKFSPLIPLSLAFIILCSSSSLLSATSSSYIKYEEFLQCLLHHSPNTYSITNLVYAPTNSSYSSLLNFSIRNLRFSTPTIPKPLLIITPSNISHIQAAVVCSKSHGLQIRIRSGGHDFEGLSYVAYHPFIVVDLINLSSVAVDVEQSTAWVQSGATLGELYYRIAEKSRTLAFPAGTCPTVGVGGHFSGGGYGTLLRKYGLAADNVIDAYLVDANGEFHDRESMGEDLFWAIRGGGGGSFGIVVAWKVKLVPVPATVTICTANRTWKEGAIKLIDQWQYVANKLDEDLFLSIILTGGKISAQGGKINPTALFFTLFLGKADELLTILKNKFPELNLAKEDCKETSWIESAVYTANGLQIDDQPLEAFLNRTPLANGSFKIKSDYVKEPITKAAIEGIWQRLKSQDIEGVNLGLIPYGGRMSQISESEIPFPHRIGNLYKIGYIIGWEEQGVDAEKRHLNWIREIYSYMTPFVSKSPRAAYVNYRDLDIGSNDKYGKTSYKRACIWGKKYFGNNFNRLVHVKNEVDPYDFFRHEQSIPSFPHHRF; translated from the exons ATGAAGTTTTCTCCATTAATCCCTCTTTCTCTTgcctttattattttatgttcatCATCTTCATTATTGTCTgcaacttcttcttcttatatAAAATATGAGGAGTTTCTTCAATGTCTTCTCCATCATTCTCCAAATACTTACTCTATTACCAATCTTGTTTACGCTCCCACCAACTCCTCCTATTCATCTCTCTTGAATTTCTCCATTAGAAACCTCAGATTCTCAACTCCCACCATCCCAAAGCCACTCCTCATAATAACCCCATCAAATATTTCCCACATTCAAGCAGCCGTCGTTTGCTCCAAATCTCACGGCCTTCAAATCCGAATCCGAAGCGGCGGTCATGACTTCGAGGGTCTTTCTTACGTCGCCTACCACCCATTCATCGTAGTGGATCTCATTAATCTCAGCTCTGTTGCTGTCGACGTCGAACAAAGTACAGCATGGGTTCAGTCAGGGGCAACTCTAGGTGAACTTTACTACAGAATTGCTGAGAAAAGTCGAACCTTGGCCTTTCCGGCAGGGACTTGTCCAACTGTTGGTGTTGGCGGGCACTTCAGCGGCGGTGGATATGGGACATTGCTGAGGAAATATGGTCTGGCTGCGGATAATGTAATCGACGCTTACTTGGTTGATGCAAATGGGGAGTTTCATGATAGAGAGTCGATGGGGGAGGATTTGTTTTGGGCCATTAGAGGCGGCGGCGGTGGGAGCTTTGGGATTGTTGTGGCGTGGAAGGTGAAGCTGGTTCCGGTTCCGGCGACGGTAACGATTTGCACAGCTAATAGAACTTGGAAGGAAGGAGCAATCAAGTTAATCGATCAGTGGCAATATGTAGCCAACAAATTGGATGAAGATCTATTTCTTAGCATCATTTTGACTG GTGGGAAAATTTCAGCTCAAGGAGGCAAAATAAACCCAACAGCTTTGTTCTTCACTTTGTTTCTTGGAAAGGCAGATGAACTTTTGACAATCCTAAAGAACAAATTTCCTGAATTGAATTTGGCAAAAGAAGATTGCAAAGAAACTAGTTGGATTGAATCAGCCGTTTATACAGCTAATGGGCTTCAAATTGATGATCAACCCTTAGAAGCTTTTCTCAATAGAACACCTTTGGCCAATGGAAGCTTCAAAATCAAATCTGATTATGTTAAGGAACCCATCACTAAAGCTGCAATTGAGGGCATATGGCAAAGATTAAAATCTCAAGATATAGAAGGAGTAAACCTTGGACTTATTCCGTACGGAGGAAGGATGAGTCAAATTTCCGAGTCGGAAATTCCTTTTCCACATAGAATTGGAAATCTATATAAGATTGGCTATATTATAGGGTGGGAAGAACAAGGTGTGGATGCAGAGAAAAGACATTTAAATTGGATAAGAGAGATTTATAGTTACATGACTCCTTTTGTTTCGAAATCTCCTAGAGCCGCATATGTCAACTATAGAGACCTTGACATTGGATCAAACGATAAGTATGGAAAGACAAGCTACAAGCGAGCCTGTATTTGGGGTAAAAAGTATTTTGGTAACAATTTTAACAGGTTGGTACATGTTAAAAATGAGGTGGATCCTTACGATTTCTTTAGGCATGAACAGAGTATACCAAGTTTCCCTCATCATAgattttaa